In the Styela clava chromosome 8, kaStyClav1.hap1.2, whole genome shotgun sequence genome, one interval contains:
- the LOC120345765 gene encoding uncharacterized protein LOC120345765, translating into MGNTPSRKNRKLEKAIQARKLKRVKRWLMKGADPNSYSKKSNYSLLSMAITLREEALVTALIQYGANPDQKSWLTTGKGTLQRKQANDDEYPIHIAASHGSEKIMKALLNSTIDINIGQDHKLGTALHQASRFGHSKLAELLLMNGADIIGIDSRLNMPLHVAATYGQTKVAEVLLRYGSPVNISNMKNCTPLHYASSEGAVSMVRLLLKHGGNPKAKDGAGSTPTDLAKSEHVLEVFLEHAVNNPDEDEVFSGEDTDANSKTLNQTGPPKPARTFALSSSALKGSFVKRERSHSQEMTLEPKSSQLEKSNTYSNFGHWKRNRKLKETSEQSKVIEQAENERNDTAHSKFRRTKSTPTRKKRAKHQHQITLNDNTHRQVERSMTQYAIGRKIPRQQENIAQEKSVMKPTIEKSNQDKKSVTNFRRTKSTPIRKKQGENTQNDNTHRKVDRSLTQYSKSEKIPKKEEIEQEKVVKSPIMEKSSQDDKPVTNFRRTKSTPIKKKHRHQRTKPQIKPIKGTVIRANSVQMKTHEPLEVKRMYSVRYANNHSKNMKKLLSVSEEDLPKVHRRSKSVPSLSNENNKQNCSFKNEKTKDQTKTEKNKPIQSETNIESSSASDTSQNEVKIQIHKQNYSHSLQDLTVITEESQNGDTVRDANYNFKPKRKANRTMSDRFSNRLNNIKNSFVKRNQHKKFIKQ; encoded by the exons ATGGGGAATACACCGTcaagaaaaaacagaaaactcGAGAAAGCGATCCAAGCAAGGAAATTGAAAAGAGTAAAGAGGTGGCTGATGAAAG GTGCAGATCCAAACTCATACAGCAAGAAATCAAACTACTCGTTATTAAGCATGGCTATTACATTACGAGAAGAAGCTCTG GTCACTGCATTGATACAATATGGAGCAAATCCGGACCAAAAATCTTGGCTGACGACAGGCAAGGGAACTTTACAAAGAAAACAAGCAAATGATGATGAATATCCTATTCATATAGCAGCATCACATGGCAGTGAAAAGATAATGAAG gcaCTTCTGAATTCAACAATAGATATTAATATTGGACAAGACCATAAGTTGGGAACAGCACTTCATCAGGCATCAAGATTTGGACATTCAAAG CTTGCTGAACTTCTCCTCATGAATGGTGCTGATATAATTGGTATAGACAGCAGATTAAACATGCCACTACATGTTGCAGCTACTTATGGACAAACTAAAGTTGCTGAAGTTTTACTACGGTACGGTAGTCCTGTGAATAtatcaaatatgaaaaactgTACTCCTTTGCATTATGCTTCATCAGAAGGTGCAGTCTCTATGGTAAGATTACTTCTAAAACATGGAGGAAATCCAAAAGCAAAAGACGGTGCGGGAAGCACACCAACAGACTTGGCAAAATCGGAACATGTGTTGGAAGTTTTTCTAGAACACGCAGTAAATAATCCAGATGAAGATGAAGTATTTAGCGGTGAAGATACAGACGCTAATAGCAAAACACTAAATCAAACAGGGCCTCCTAAACCAGCAAGAACTTTTGCTTTATCTTCTTCTGCACTGAAAGGTAGCTTTGTGAAAAGAGAAAGATCGCATTCACAGGAAATGACATTGGAACCAAAGAGTTCTCAATTGGAAAAATCGAACACTTACAGTAATTTTGGTCACTGGAAAAGAAATCGAAAACTTAAAGAAACAAGCGAACAATCAAAAGTAATTGAACAAGCTGAAAATGAACGCAATGACACCGCACACTCAAAATTCCGCAGAACAAAGTCAACTCCAACGCGAAAGAAGCGAGCAAAACATCAACACCAGATTACTCTAAATGACAACACGCACAGACAAGTTGAAAGATCGATGACTCAGTATGCTATTGGTAGAAAAATACCTCGTCAGCAAGAAAACATTGCGCAGGAAAAATCTGTAATGAAACCTACAATAGAAAAGAGTAATCAAGACAAAAAATCAGTGACAAATTTCAGACGAACAAAATCAACTCCTATCAGAAAGAAGCAAGGAGAGAATACTCAAAACGACAACACGCATAGAAAAGTTGACAGATCATTAACACAATATtctaaaagtgaaaaaataccGAAGAAAGAAGAAATCGAACAGGAAAAAGTTGTAAAAAGCCCTATAATGGAAAAGAGTAGTCAAGATGACAAACCAGTGACTAATTTTAGACGTACAAAGTCAACTCCCATTAAAAAGAAGCATCGCCATCAAAGAACAAAACCTCAAATCAAGCCCATTAAAGGGACCGTTATACGAGCAAATTCAGTGCAAATGAAAACACACGAGCCGCTTGAAGTCAAACGCATGTATTCTGTAAGATATGCCAAcaatcattcaaaaaatatgaaaaaactgCTAAGTGTATCAGAAGAAGACTTGCCAAAAGTTCACAGGAGATCAAAAAGCGTTCCATCACTatcaaatgaaaataacaaacaaaactGTTCTTTCAAAAACGAAAAAACCAAGGACCAAACAAAGACAGAGAAAAACAAACCTATTCAATCAGAAACAAACATTGAATCTTCTAGCGCATCAGACACAAGtcaaaatgaagtaaaaatccAAATACATAAACAGAATTATTCCCACTCATTGCAGGATTTGACGGTCATCACAGAGGAGTCGCAGAACGGTGATACCGTAAGAGATGCCAATTATAATTTCAAACCAAAACGAAAGGCAAACCGAACGATGTCCGACAGATTTTCAAATCGattgaacaatataaaaaatagttttgtaaAGCGAAATCagcataaaaaatttataaaacaataa